The Syngnathus scovelli strain Florida chromosome 13, RoL_Ssco_1.2, whole genome shotgun sequence genome has a window encoding:
- the LOC125980149 gene encoding histone H2B-like, with protein sequence MPEPAKSAPKKGSKKAVTKSTGKPGRRRKKGRKESYAIYVYKVLKQVHPDTGISSKAMSIMNSFVNDIFERIASEAARLALYNKRSTITSREIQTAVRLLLPGELAKHAVSEGTKAVTKYTSSK encoded by the coding sequence atgcctgaaccagccaagtCAGCGCCCAAGAAGGGCTCCAAGAAAGCCGTCACCAAGTCCACCGGCAAGCCCGGAAGGAGGCGAAAGAAGGGGAGGAAGGAAAGCTACGCCATTTACGTGTACAAGGTGTTGAAGCAGGTCCATCCCGATACTGGCATCTCCTCCAAGGCGATGAGCATCATGAACTCCTTCGTCAACGATATCTTCGAGCGAATCGCTTCAGAGGCGGCTCGCCTGGCGCTTTACAACAAGCGTTCAACTATCACGTCCAGGGAGATTCAGACCGCCGTGCGTCTTCTGCTCCCGGGTGAGCTGGCAAAGCACGCTGTGTCTGAGGGCACCAAGGCAGTCACCAAATATACCAGCTCAAAGTAA
- the LOC125980077 gene encoding oocyte zinc finger protein XlCOF6, translating into MHHHIKEKGEMPPNIKIKEEQPEPLFVKEEEPPHITVKEEVLQDIKGEEEDEDITSTQVPLKRDNEDESVDNRMLEPPGRRASQHMATEGDGNHCRESQTDSILAPLSDSDGTTSHSPHTYDDEDQCECDKIAHTKNKPWKCSQCGKMFAHKWDLKRHMRTHTGEKPFACSVCGKRFSQTTHLSTHQRTHTGEKPFACLICGKIFSQATHLTAHVKTHTGEKGFSCSICGQRFNRRANLTTHTRTHNLFDRDDRMSPSCNTDGDDEQSEYDLMCHTDNKLWECSECGKTFASKSGLTKHTRTHTGEKPYVCLVCGKRFSQATHLVTHRRTHTGEKPFACSICGKRYYQGSHLTTHKRTHTGEKPFVCSVCGLRFSEKGNLRLHALTHSGKKSFSCSVCGQTYSRNESLKTHTRTHTGEKPFACSDCGKTFARKGILRLHMRTHTGEKPFACSVCGQRFTQKGYLKIHKRIHTGERPFDCTICGQRFSQKGQVKRHKCARVSNADQ; encoded by the coding sequence ATGCATCACCACATCAAAGAGAAAGGGGAAATGCCtccaaatattaaaataaaggaAGAGCAACCAGAGCCCCTTTTCGTTAAAGAGGAAGAGCCTCCCCACATCACGGTAAAGGAGGAAGTGCTTCAGGACATTAAAGGggaagaggaggacgaggacATCACATCAACTCAGGTTCCTTTAAAGAGGGACAATGAAGATGAAAGTGTGGATAACAGAATGTTGGAGCCTCCAGGCAGGAGAGCAAGTCAACACATGGCGACAGAAGGTGATGGAAACCACTGTAGAGAATCACAGACAGACAGCATCTTAGCTCCATTATCAGACAGTGACGGCACAACGTCACACTCGCCTCATACGTATGATGATGAAGACCAGTGTGAATGTGATAAAATAGCTCACACTAAGAACAAACCCTGGAAATGTTCTCAATGTGGGAAAATGTTTGCTCATAAGTGGGATTTGAAACGAcacatgagaacacacacaggggagaaaccttttgcttgctcagtttgtggtaaaaGATTCTCTCAAACAACTCATTTGTCAACACACcaaagaacacacactggagagaaGCCCTTTGCCTGCTTGATTTGTGGTAAAATATTCTCACAAGCAACCCATTTGACAGCACATGTAAAAACGCACACCGGTGAAAAAGGTTTTTCCTGCTCaatttgtggtcaaagatttaACCGAAGAGCCAATTTGACAACTCACACAAGAACGCATAACCTCTTCGATAGGGATGACAGAATGTCACCCTCTTGTAACACTGACGGTGATGATGAACAGTCTGAATATGATCTGATGTGTCACACTGACAACAAACTGTGGGAATGTTCTGAGTGTGGGAAAACCTTTGCTTCCAAAAGTGGTTTGACaaaacacacaagaacacacactggggagaaaccttATGTCTGCTTAGTTTGTGGTAAAAGATTCTCTCAAGCAACTCATTTGGTAACACACAggagaacacacactggagagaaacctttcGCTTGCTCAATTTGTGGCAAAAGATACTATCAAGGAAGTCATTTGACAACACAcaaaagaacacacactggagagaaGCCTTTTgtttgctcagtttgtggtttaAGATTCTCTGAAAAGGGAAATTTAAGACTACACGCATTAACACACTCTGGTAAAAAATCTTTTTCCtgttcagtttgtggtcaaacgTATTCAAGAAATGAGAGCTTAAAAAcacatacaagaacccacactggtgaaaaACCATTCGCCTGCTCAGATTGCGGTAAAACATTCGCCCGAAAGGGAATTTTAAGATTACACATGAGAAcccacactggagagaaaccttttgcttgctcagtttgtggtcaaagattcacTCAGAAGGGTtatttaaaaatacacaaaagaaTACACACTGGTGAGCGGCCTTTTGACTGTACaatttgtggtcaaagattctctcagaagggtcAAGTTAAAAGACATAAATGTGCTAGAGTGAGTAATGCTGATCAATGA
- the LOC125980071 gene encoding gastrula zinc finger protein XlCGF57.1, giving the protein MCARMTAEYDEELCGTNEENERHRQRGDAGFQKHRVGLQTADVSKNLRSSLSDLQSPWTKEKVKDKEPLQIKEEEEDFLYIKEEEQEDIIKVLLTDVPLPSEDDDEESEDSRGTETPSSSSSSISSSGQHMTGADKDHCGRSQANGLIAPLSDSDDETSRSHDDNDEEDIEDDASYKNGNSNTDDEEESKLDTKCHGNKKRWKCSQCGKTFAFKSRLKNHMISHTGAKPFPCSVCGQRFSEKGNLRRHTRTHTGEKPFVCSVCGQRFTQKGPLIYHTRTHTGEKPYSCSICGQKFSHKGYLKSHTRTHTGEKPFVCTVCGLSFSENGTLTKHTKTHTGEKPFPCSICGQRFSHKGNLISHTATHTGEKPFVCSICGQRFSRRHALTTHARAHTGEKPYACSICGQRFSRRHVLTSHMRTHTGEKPFDCSVCGQKFSKKASLRSHSRTHTGEKPFVCSVCGLRFSQKGTLTSHTRTHTGEKPFPCSVCGQRFSQKGTLTSHTRIHTGEKPFACLDCGERFYQRGKIKRHKCVGNITSDQ; this is encoded by the exons ATGTGCGCAAGAATGACAGCAGAGTACGACGAGGAACTTTGTGGAACAAACGAGGAGAACGAGCGACACCGCCAACGAGGGGATGCTGGTTTTCAGAAGCATCGAGTTGGGCTACAAACAGCAG ACGTCAGTAAAAATCTTCGTTCATCTTTGTCAGATCTTCAGTCTCCTTGGACTAAAGAAAAAGTGAAAGATAAAGAACCCCTCCAaataaaagaggaggaagaagacttTCTGTACATCAAGGAGGAAGAGCAAGAGGATATCATCAAGGTCCTCTTGACTGATGTCCCTTTGCCaagtgaagatgatgatgaagaaagtgaggacagcagaggaaCAGAGACTccaagcagcagtagcagcagcatcagcagctcAGGTCAACACATGACAGGGGCTGACAAAGACCATTGTGGAAGATCACAAGCAAATGGACTCATAGCTCCACTATCAGATAGTGACGACGAAACATCACGGTCACATGATGATAACGACGAGGAGGACATTGAAGATGATGCCAGTTATAAAAATGGCAACAGTAATACTGATGATGAAGAAGAGTCCAAACTTGATACAAAGTGTCACGGTAACAAGAAACGTTGGAAATGTTCTCAGTGTGGGAAAACCTTTGCTTTTAAGAGCCGCTTGAAAAATCATATGATTAGCCACACTGGGGCAAAACCTTtcccatgctcagtttgtggtcagaGATTCTCTGAAAAGGGAAACTTAAggagacacacaagaacacacactggggaaaaaccttttgtctgctcagtttgtggtcaaagattcacTCAGAAGGGGCCGTTAATATatcacacaagaacacacactggggaaAAACCTTATTCTTGCTCAATATGTGGTCAAAAATTCTCTCATAAAGGATACTTAAAAAGTCACACAAGAACtcacactggagagaaacccTTTGTCTGCACAGTATGCGGTTTAAGTTTCTCAGAAAATGGTACTTTGACAAAACACACGAAAACACATACTGGAGAAAAACCATTTCCCTGCTCaatttgtggtcaaagattctctcaCAAGGGAAACCTAATTAGTCACACAGCAACCCACACaggagagaaaccttttgtcTGCTCAATATGTGGACAAAGATTCTCTCGTCGACATGCTTTGACAACACACGCACGAGCACACACTGGAGAAAAACCTtacgcctgctcaatttgtggtcaaagattctctcGTAGGCACGTTTTGACATCACACATGAGAacgcacactggtgagaaaccttttgattgctcagtttgtggtcaaaaaTTTTCTAAAAAGGCATCCTTAAGAAGTCactcaagaacccacactggtgaaaaACCTTTCGTCTGCTCAGTATGTGGCCTTCGATTCTCACAGAAGGGAACTTTAACAAgtcacacaagaacacacactggtgaGAAGCCTTTTCCATGCTCTGTTTGTGGTCAAAGGTTCTCTCAGAAGGGAACCCTAACAAGTCACACACGGATTCAtacaggtgagaaaccttttgcttGCCTAGATTGTGGTGAAAGATTCTATCAGAGGGGCAAAATTAAGAGACACAAATGTGTTGGTAACATTACAAGTGATCAATGA